From a single Streptomyces sp. 1331.2 genomic region:
- the ilvD gene encoding dihydroxy-acid dehydratase has protein sequence MPELRSRTVTHGRNMAGARALLRAAGVAREDFGKPIIAVANSFTEFVPGHTHLQPVGRIVSEAIKQAGGIPREFNTIAVDDGIAMGHGGMLYSLPSRDLIADSVEYMVNAHCADALICISNCDKITPGMLMAALRLNIPTVFVSGGPMEAGKATLVDGTVRKLDLVDAISQAVNENVSDEDIAIIEENACPTCGSCSGMFTANSMNCLTEAIGLSLPGNGSVLATHTARRALYEKAGRTVVEITNRHYGQDDASVLPRAIATRAAFENAMALDIAMGGSTNTILHLLAAAQEAELDFDQRAIDAISRKVPCLSKVAPNGSYYMEDVHRAGGIPAILGELYRAGLLNEDVHTVHADSLAEWLKTWDVRGGSPSAEAVELWHAAPGCVRSAEAFSQSERWESLDTDGARGCIRSVEHAYSVEGGLAVLYGNLAEDGCIVKTAGVDESIWTFSGPAVVVESQEDAVEAILAKRVKEGDVVVIRYEGPKGGPGMQEMLYPTSFLKGRGLGKACALVTDGRFSGGTSGLSIGHASPEAASGGTIALVEDGDIIAIDIPGRTISLEVPDEVLAERRRALEASGGYRPKNRDRQVSQALRAYAAMATSADKGAVRDVTKLG, from the coding sequence GTGCCCGAGCTGAGGTCCCGTACGGTCACCCACGGTCGCAACATGGCAGGCGCCCGGGCGCTTCTCCGGGCCGCCGGCGTAGCCCGCGAGGACTTCGGCAAGCCGATCATCGCGGTCGCCAACTCCTTCACCGAGTTCGTCCCCGGCCACACCCACCTCCAGCCGGTGGGCCGGATCGTCTCCGAGGCGATCAAGCAGGCGGGCGGCATCCCGCGCGAGTTCAACACCATCGCGGTGGACGACGGCATCGCGATGGGCCACGGCGGCATGCTCTACTCGCTGCCCTCGCGCGACCTGATCGCCGACTCGGTCGAGTACATGGTCAACGCGCACTGCGCCGACGCCCTGATCTGCATCTCCAACTGCGACAAGATCACCCCGGGCATGCTGATGGCCGCGCTGCGCCTGAACATCCCGACCGTCTTCGTCTCCGGCGGCCCGATGGAGGCCGGCAAGGCCACCCTGGTCGACGGCACCGTGCGCAAGCTGGACCTGGTCGACGCGATCTCCCAGGCCGTCAACGAGAACGTCTCCGACGAGGACATCGCGATCATCGAGGAGAACGCCTGCCCCACCTGCGGCTCGTGCTCCGGCATGTTCACCGCCAACTCGATGAACTGCCTCACCGAGGCGATCGGCCTCTCCCTGCCCGGCAACGGCTCGGTGCTCGCCACCCACACCGCCCGCCGGGCGCTGTACGAGAAGGCCGGACGGACCGTCGTCGAGATCACGAACCGCCACTACGGCCAGGACGACGCCTCCGTGCTGCCCCGGGCGATCGCCACCCGCGCCGCCTTCGAGAACGCGATGGCCCTGGACATCGCCATGGGCGGCTCGACCAACACCATCCTGCACCTGCTCGCCGCCGCCCAGGAGGCGGAGCTGGACTTCGACCAGCGGGCCATCGACGCGATCTCCCGCAAGGTGCCCTGCCTGTCCAAGGTCGCGCCCAACGGCTCGTACTACATGGAGGACGTCCACCGGGCCGGCGGCATCCCGGCCATCCTCGGCGAGCTGTACCGCGCCGGGCTGCTCAACGAGGACGTCCACACCGTGCACGCCGACTCGCTCGCCGAGTGGCTCAAGACCTGGGACGTGCGCGGCGGCTCGCCCTCCGCCGAGGCCGTCGAGCTGTGGCACGCCGCCCCCGGCTGCGTCCGCTCCGCCGAGGCCTTCTCGCAGTCCGAGCGCTGGGAGTCGCTGGACACCGACGGCGCCCGGGGCTGCATCCGCAGCGTCGAGCACGCCTACTCCGTCGAGGGCGGCCTGGCCGTGCTGTACGGCAACCTCGCCGAGGACGGCTGCATCGTGAAGACCGCCGGCGTGGACGAGTCGATCTGGACGTTCAGCGGCCCGGCCGTCGTGGTGGAGTCCCAGGAGGACGCCGTCGAGGCGATCCTGGCCAAGCGGGTCAAGGAGGGCGACGTCGTCGTCATCCGCTACGAGGGCCCCAAGGGCGGCCCGGGCATGCAGGAGATGCTCTACCCGACCTCCTTCCTCAAGGGCCGGGGCCTCGGCAAGGCCTGCGCACTGGTCACCGACGGCCGCTTCTCCGGCGGCACCTCGGGCCTGTCCATCGGCCACGCCTCCCCGGAGGCGGCCTCCGGCGGCACCATCGCGCTGGTCGAGGACGGCGACATCATCGCCATCGACATTCCCGGCCGGACGATCTCCCTGGAGGTCCCGGACGAGGTCCTCGCCGAGCGTCGGCGCGCCCTGGAGGCCTCGGGCGGCTACCGCCCGAAGAACCGCGACCGCCAGGTCAGCCAGGCGCTGCGGGCCTACGCCGCGATGGCCACCTCCGCCGACAAGGGCGCCGTCCGCGACGTGACCAAGCTCGGCTGA